One Salinimonas marina DNA segment encodes these proteins:
- the rppH gene encoding RNA pyrophosphohydrolase, with product MIDADGFRANVGIVICNKMGQVFWARRYGQHSWQFPQGGIDEGETAEQAMYRELHEEVGLRPKDVTILGVTRNWLRYKLPKRLIRQGSNPVCIGQKQKWFLLQLDCQETDVDVLKTGHPEFDDWRWVSYWYPVRNVVSFKRDVYRKVMKEFVPVAMPALGRAPSAQSSKRQRKRRRG from the coding sequence GTGATAGATGCCGATGGATTCCGTGCGAATGTGGGCATAGTGATTTGCAACAAAATGGGTCAGGTATTTTGGGCAAGGCGTTATGGTCAACATTCATGGCAGTTTCCACAAGGCGGAATCGATGAAGGGGAAACTGCAGAACAAGCTATGTACAGGGAGTTGCACGAAGAAGTAGGGTTACGCCCTAAAGATGTGACAATTTTAGGTGTGACCCGTAATTGGTTACGCTACAAATTGCCAAAACGTCTGATTCGTCAGGGCAGCAACCCCGTCTGTATTGGTCAGAAACAAAAGTGGTTTTTATTGCAGCTGGACTGTCAGGAAACCGATGTGGATGTGCTTAAAACCGGCCATCCTGAATTTGATGACTGGCGCTGGGTAAGCTATTGGTATCCAGTGCGTAATGTGGTGTCGTTTAAACGCGATGTGTATCGTAAGGTTATGAAGGAATTTGTGCCTGTGGCAATGCCTGCCCTGGGCCGAGCGCCTTCAGCCCAATCTTCGAAACGTCAGCGCAAACGTCGCCGGGGTTGA
- the mutH gene encoding DNA mismatch repair endonuclease MutH, producing the protein MQPPQSPPRDLADLLSRCQQIAGLSLGELAQMANVVVPKNLQRHKGWQGQLLELWLGASAGSKPQQDFPELGVELKTVPIDAGWQPLETTYVCYAPLMGAPGMTWARSNVRNKLGQVLWLPVEGDRRLPVAQRRVANAILWSPDAREDEILRSDWEELTEQIVLGQVEQITARQGQALHLRPKAANGSVFTDALGPEGERIRTRPRGFYLRKSFTHQILINAFG; encoded by the coding sequence ATGCAGCCGCCCCAGTCTCCGCCCCGTGATCTTGCTGACCTGCTCTCACGGTGTCAGCAAATCGCCGGTTTAAGCTTAGGCGAGCTGGCGCAGATGGCCAATGTTGTCGTACCAAAAAATCTGCAACGGCACAAAGGCTGGCAGGGGCAGCTACTGGAATTATGGTTAGGGGCCAGTGCCGGCTCCAAGCCCCAGCAGGATTTTCCGGAGCTGGGGGTGGAGCTGAAAACGGTACCTATTGATGCCGGCTGGCAGCCGCTAGAAACCACCTATGTTTGTTATGCGCCGCTTATGGGAGCACCAGGAATGACCTGGGCGCGCAGTAATGTACGTAACAAGTTGGGTCAGGTGCTGTGGCTGCCGGTAGAGGGTGACCGGCGCTTACCGGTGGCCCAGCGTCGGGTCGCCAATGCGATTTTATGGTCGCCCGATGCACGTGAAGATGAAATTTTGCGAAGCGACTGGGAAGAGTTGACTGAACAGATTGTGCTGGGTCAGGTGGAACAGATCACGGCCCGTCAGGGACAGGCATTACATCTTCGACCCAAAGCCGCTAATGGCAGTGTCTTTACCGATGCGTTAGGGCCCGAAGGGGAACGGATTCGCACCCGCCCCCGGGGTTTCTATTTGCGTAAAAGCTTTACCCACCAGATTCTTATAAATGCCTTTGGCTAA